One genomic region from Mesorhizobium terrae encodes:
- a CDS encoding DHA2 family efflux MFS transporter permease subunit translates to MNRIIPLVLAVALFMENMDSTVIATSLPAIAADIQTSPIALKLALTAYLVALAVFIPISGWMADRFGARNVFRAAIGVFILGSVACAMANSLEFFVLARFFQGMGGAMMTPVGRLVLVRSTPKSDLVAAMSWLTIPALVGPLVGPPVGGFITTYFSWHWIFLINVPIGIIGIVLATRYLPETPSAETPPLDYTGFVLSGIAASGIVFGLSVVSLPALPPAVGLITVIVGVVCGILYLRHARHAKNPLLALELFRNQAFRASVLGGGLFRIGIGAVPFLLPLMFQIGFGLTPFQSGMITFVSALGAIGMKFVTAWLFRVAGFRRVLIWGSLLAAISIAVYGLFTPTTPYPLILAVLLVGGFIRSMFFTGVNALAFAEIPAEETSKATPITAVAQQLNIALGVALAGGILEVSTKVHGGPLMLSDFHVAFFIVAAVAALAALSFIRLSPEAGNAVSGYKARPAKPLENPAPSS, encoded by the coding sequence GTGAACAGAATCATCCCGCTCGTGCTGGCCGTCGCGCTTTTCATGGAGAACATGGATTCGACGGTGATCGCTACCTCGCTGCCAGCGATCGCGGCCGACATCCAGACGAGCCCGATCGCGCTGAAGCTGGCATTGACCGCCTATCTGGTGGCGCTCGCTGTTTTCATCCCAATCAGCGGCTGGATGGCGGATCGCTTCGGCGCAAGAAACGTGTTCCGCGCCGCCATCGGTGTCTTCATCCTGGGTTCGGTCGCCTGCGCGATGGCGAATTCCCTGGAATTCTTCGTGCTCGCCCGTTTCTTCCAGGGCATGGGCGGTGCGATGATGACGCCGGTCGGACGTCTCGTGCTGGTACGGTCGACCCCCAAAAGCGATCTGGTGGCGGCGATGTCGTGGTTGACCATTCCGGCTCTGGTCGGCCCACTCGTCGGCCCTCCGGTCGGCGGTTTCATCACCACCTATTTCTCCTGGCACTGGATTTTCCTGATCAATGTTCCGATCGGCATCATCGGCATAGTGCTGGCGACGCGCTATCTGCCGGAAACACCGTCCGCCGAGACACCACCCCTCGATTATACGGGCTTTGTCCTGTCGGGTATCGCCGCTTCGGGCATCGTCTTCGGCCTTTCGGTGGTTAGCCTGCCGGCATTACCGCCGGCCGTCGGTTTGATCACCGTGATTGTCGGTGTCGTCTGCGGCATTCTTTACCTGCGCCACGCCCGTCACGCGAAAAACCCGCTGCTGGCGTTGGAGCTGTTCCGCAACCAGGCTTTCCGCGCTTCGGTTCTCGGCGGCGGCCTGTTCCGCATCGGTATCGGCGCTGTGCCGTTCCTGCTGCCGCTGATGTTCCAGATCGGCTTCGGCCTGACGCCGTTCCAGTCCGGCATGATTACTTTCGTGTCGGCGCTCGGCGCTATCGGCATGAAATTCGTCACCGCCTGGCTTTTCCGTGTCGCCGGTTTCCGGCGCGTGCTGATCTGGGGCTCATTGCTGGCCGCCATTTCGATCGCGGTCTACGGTCTTTTCACACCGACCACGCCCTATCCGCTCATCCTGGCAGTGCTGCTGGTCGGCGGCTTCATCCGCTCAATGTTCTTCACTGGCGTCAATGCATTGGCCTTCGCCGAGATTCCCGCCGAAGAGACCTCCAAGGCGACACCAATCACGGCTGTGGCCCAGCAGCTCAACATCGCTTTGGGCGTGGCGCTGGCCGGCGGCATATTGGAGGTTTCAACCAAGGTTCACGGCGGCCCGCTGATGTTGAGCGATTTCCACGTCGCGTTCTTCATCGTTGCCGCAGTAGCGGCCCTTGCCGCCCTGTCCTTCATACGTCTGTCCCCTGAAGCCGGCAATGCCGTTTCAGGCTACAAGGCGCGACCGGCCAAGCCGCTGGAGAACCCTGCCCCGTCCAGTTGA
- a CDS encoding RlmE family RNA methyltransferase, translated as MTKKKDTTAGNTRVLRTKVKKKRGLKESSRRWLERHLNDPYVQRSKADGYRSRAAYKLIEIDDKHHLLKPGQKVIDLGAAPGGWCQVAAVRTKSSEATPHVVGIDYLEMDAVPGAAILQMDFLDEQAPARLVEALGGEPDIVLSDMAAPTTGHRRTDHIRTMHLCEVAADFAVSVLKPGGHFLTKTFQGGTEGDLLDMLKRSFRSVHHVKPPASRDESVELYLLAKDFKGRAPAGD; from the coding sequence ATGACTAAAAAGAAAGATACGACCGCCGGCAACACCCGCGTGCTACGCACCAAGGTGAAGAAAAAGCGCGGCCTGAAGGAATCCTCGCGCCGATGGCTCGAGCGGCACCTCAACGATCCTTATGTCCAGCGCTCCAAGGCGGACGGCTACCGCTCGCGCGCCGCCTACAAGCTGATCGAGATCGACGACAAGCATCATCTGCTGAAGCCGGGCCAAAAGGTGATCGACCTTGGCGCCGCACCCGGCGGCTGGTGCCAGGTGGCGGCCGTGCGCACCAAATCGAGCGAGGCCACGCCGCATGTCGTCGGCATCGATTATCTAGAGATGGATGCCGTTCCGGGAGCCGCCATCCTGCAGATGGATTTCCTCGATGAACAGGCGCCGGCACGCCTGGTCGAAGCGCTCGGCGGCGAGCCGGATATCGTCTTGTCCGACATGGCGGCCCCCACCACCGGCCATCGCCGCACCGATCACATACGCACCATGCATCTGTGCGAGGTGGCTGCCGATTTCGCCGTGTCCGTGCTCAAGCCCGGCGGGCATTTTCTGACGAAGACTTTTCAGGGCGGCACCGAGGGCGATCTTCTCGATATGCTCAAGCGCTCGTTCCGCTCGGTTCACCATGTCAAGCCACCCGCGTCGCGCGACGAATCGGTCGAGCTCTATCTGCTGGCCAAGGACTTCAAGGGACGCGCGCCGGCCGGGGACTGA
- a CDS encoding Ppx/GppA phosphatase family protein, which produces MEDRDAGAKAPGGGVSEGISASRGPKAPAASRAPDSESVARQDAHAPDHQPRAKGRKRRKRRRGRKVYAPVDGVGGTGASADPTPAPGRNAVPAQAPSIAPVENSRAPDRSRPAAFELPVFAALDLGTNNCRLLVAVPGRHGQFRVIDAFSRIVRLGEGLSASGRLGDAAMNRAIEALKVCAEKLRIRKVARARLIATEACRAAANGAEFLERVEREAGLKLEIIDRETEARLAVSGCGSLIERDTKGVVLFDIGGGSSEIALIDLTTRRSSRLASHIVSWTSLPVGVVSLAERFGGRTVTRESFDAMVDDVAQRLSAFEGRHRLNHLLAGPHFHLLGTSGTVTTLAGVHLDLERYDRRRVDGLWMGRENVDRMVEKLLGWDFQQRVANPCIGADRADLVLAGCAILEAIRAVWPSERLRVADRGLREGILSELMADDRNARGSWNSEGRR; this is translated from the coding sequence GTGGAAGACCGCGACGCCGGCGCCAAAGCGCCGGGGGGCGGCGTGTCGGAGGGGATTTCGGCATCGCGCGGCCCTAAAGCCCCGGCCGCCAGCCGTGCGCCGGACAGTGAGAGCGTGGCGCGACAAGATGCGCACGCCCCGGACCATCAACCCCGCGCCAAGGGACGCAAGCGCCGCAAACGTCGTCGCGGCCGCAAGGTCTATGCGCCGGTCGACGGGGTCGGGGGCACCGGCGCGTCCGCCGATCCCACGCCTGCGCCTGGGCGCAACGCAGTTCCGGCGCAGGCGCCGTCGATCGCGCCCGTCGAAAATTCCAGGGCGCCCGATCGCTCGCGTCCGGCTGCCTTCGAGTTGCCGGTCTTTGCCGCGCTCGATCTCGGCACCAACAATTGCCGCCTGCTGGTGGCGGTGCCGGGCAGGCACGGTCAGTTCCGGGTGATCGACGCGTTCTCGCGCATCGTGCGCCTGGGCGAGGGACTTTCGGCCAGCGGGCGGTTGGGCGATGCGGCCATGAACCGCGCCATCGAGGCGCTGAAGGTCTGCGCGGAGAAACTGCGGATCCGCAAGGTGGCGCGCGCACGGCTGATCGCCACCGAAGCCTGCCGCGCCGCCGCCAACGGCGCCGAATTCCTCGAACGGGTCGAGCGCGAGGCGGGGCTGAAGCTGGAAATCATCGATCGTGAGACGGAAGCACGGCTGGCGGTTTCGGGCTGCGGCTCGCTGATCGAGCGCGACACCAAGGGTGTGGTTCTGTTCGATATCGGCGGTGGTTCATCCGAAATCGCGCTGATCGACCTCACCACGCGCCGGTCGTCGCGCCTGGCGAGTCACATCGTCTCGTGGACGTCGCTGCCTGTCGGCGTTGTTTCGCTGGCGGAGCGATTCGGTGGGCGGACGGTGACGCGCGAAAGCTTTGACGCCATGGTCGACGATGTCGCGCAACGGCTGTCCGCCTTCGAAGGACGTCACCGGCTCAACCATCTGCTCGCAGGTCCGCATTTCCACCTGCTTGGCACCTCCGGCACGGTGACGACGCTGGCCGGTGTCCATCTCGATCTCGAGCGTTATGACCGGCGCCGCGTCGATGGCCTGTGGATGGGCCGCGAAAATGTCGACCGCATGGTGGAGAAGCTTTTGGGATGGGATTTCCAGCAGCGTGTCGCCAATCCTTGCATCGGCGCCGACCGTGCCGACCTGGTGCTTGCCGGCTGCGCCATCCTCGAGGCGATCCGCGCCGTCTGGCCCTCCGAGCGGCTGCGCGTCGCCGACAGGGGCTTGCGCGAAGGCATATTGAGCGAATTGATGGCGGACGACCGCAACGCGCGCGGTTCCTGGAATAGCGAGGGCCGGCGATGA
- a CDS encoding lysylphosphatidylglycerol synthase domain-containing protein, protein MNVKRFFWPAVGLAAVAFSLWVLFKELRGISLDDVWTSLATIRWNHWLLAALSSIVAYAALAGYDHIALLHLRKRVSWLFVTLCSFTTYALSHNIGGSVFSGAVIRYRAYGTKGLSGQDVGVLVAVCWITFVLSSILLGGIVLILIPDLFERFSDIRSFTEFGYGGLSAGAGVVMILIVAAYAFGSWLHLKPLKIGSFEIHYPRLPIVARQFIIGPIEILSAGAILYFALPVENNPGYLVVFGIFLVAFSLAQISHAPGGLGVFEVVFLAGLQHMDQAGVIAALLVFRMFYLIIPLILALIVVLVFERSQFGRAAN, encoded by the coding sequence ATGAATGTGAAACGTTTTTTCTGGCCTGCCGTCGGTCTGGCCGCCGTCGCCTTCTCGCTGTGGGTCCTGTTCAAGGAACTGCGCGGCATTTCTCTCGACGATGTGTGGACAAGTCTCGCCACCATTCGCTGGAACCACTGGCTGCTCGCCGCGCTGAGTTCGATCGTCGCCTACGCAGCGCTTGCCGGCTATGATCACATCGCGCTGCTGCATCTTCGCAAGCGCGTATCGTGGCTGTTCGTGACGCTGTGTTCCTTCACCACCTACGCGCTGTCGCACAACATCGGCGGTTCGGTCTTTTCCGGAGCAGTCATCCGCTATCGTGCCTACGGGACGAAAGGGCTTTCCGGACAAGACGTCGGCGTTCTGGTGGCGGTCTGCTGGATCACCTTCGTTCTGTCCTCGATCCTTTTGGGCGGCATCGTGCTCATTCTGATCCCGGACCTGTTCGAGCGATTTTCCGACATCCGCTCCTTCACCGAGTTTGGCTATGGGGGGCTGTCGGCGGGCGCCGGCGTCGTGATGATTCTCATCGTCGCCGCCTACGCCTTCGGCAGCTGGCTGCATTTGAAGCCGCTCAAGATCGGTTCCTTCGAAATCCACTACCCGCGGCTGCCGATCGTCGCCCGCCAGTTCATCATCGGGCCGATCGAGATCCTATCGGCCGGCGCGATCCTCTATTTCGCCCTGCCCGTGGAAAACAACCCAGGCTATCTCGTGGTTTTCGGTATCTTCCTCGTCGCCTTTTCGCTGGCGCAGATATCGCATGCGCCCGGCGGGCTCGGCGTGTTCGAGGTCGTCTTCCTGGCGGGCCTGCAGCATATGGACCAGGCCGGCGTGATCGCGGCACTTCTGGTGTTCCGGATGTTCTACCTGATCATCCCGCTCATCCTGGCGCTGATCGTGGTTCTGGTGTTCGAGCGTTCGCAGTTCGGCCGCGCGGCAAATTGA
- a CDS encoding DUF6538 domain-containing protein has translation MGLRRLQIENLVLRGRLFYWRARIPVRFASATGNGRLSLSLRLSDRKKASVVARRLNALLLQLELMPMARMATKDQLTKIFALEIDAMRDEIEALDRSARRRGTLRDPEHREADRQVGWAYRLLHAYGTTVELSFDDGSEVHAALLEAGAEPGDIPFIASTYRSERQGALSDREGRTRSPFLRDVLHRMGQVGLDDTALNRDAASEEMYRARADALLASAVDPRKPKLSGGAQEPERAPIDAIPVAPPAKPRLLWNADPEEAAVVPVAAVRQVTPSIPPTSAATASDPVEPSKPAPALAVASSKTKARKDLPLSGFDEQVEKLVANNQDQWEEDTASDVRVLVGIFRGILEEHGVTHSGEITQEHVAALRQHFNHILPNYGRSPRLRRLSPHQLREESRRVADDAEKDGRTIRLGLKPATIRRHLGNLDHFLKHLRSSHFMVPEWTFEGLRPRKPPKGEVRLQQVKPGPDDVRPVFDMPIFKGRERAEKPDVPGDLVFHGSLYFLPMLYSYLGPRRNEFTGLLVDEIVERDGHWAIQIKANAVRRIKNAQSHRLLPVPDELLRLKFIEYVQRLKELGHTRLFPELHSPYLKRNDPGDRFYKDFVPVAQRCLPGVLWERPIHALRHGFADTLKNAGVSEGVIEDLSGRLGETETATRYTNPTGLALLRLIISRYPVITGHLEPQPIQLLPWVEQKLPPPWAGKKSGDRFGDKRGTRPKKSAHKK, from the coding sequence ATGGGACTGCGCAGACTTCAGATCGAAAACCTCGTTCTCAGGGGCCGACTCTTCTACTGGCGGGCCCGCATTCCCGTCAGATTCGCGTCGGCGACAGGTAACGGCAGACTTTCACTGAGCCTTAGGCTCTCCGACCGTAAGAAGGCGTCCGTGGTGGCGCGGCGGCTCAACGCCCTGCTGTTGCAGCTCGAACTGATGCCGATGGCGAGAATGGCGACGAAGGACCAGCTGACCAAAATCTTTGCGCTTGAGATCGATGCCATGCGCGACGAGATCGAGGCGCTCGACCGTTCTGCCAGGCGCAGGGGCACGCTCCGCGATCCAGAGCATCGGGAAGCCGACCGCCAGGTCGGATGGGCCTACCGCCTGCTGCACGCCTACGGCACGACGGTGGAGCTTTCCTTCGATGACGGCAGCGAAGTCCATGCAGCACTGCTCGAAGCCGGCGCGGAACCAGGCGACATTCCCTTCATCGCATCGACATATCGATCGGAGCGACAGGGCGCACTGTCCGATCGCGAAGGCCGCACGAGAAGCCCTTTCCTGCGTGACGTTCTTCACCGCATGGGCCAGGTCGGTCTCGACGACACCGCCCTCAACCGCGACGCCGCGAGCGAAGAGATGTATCGCGCACGGGCCGACGCGCTGCTGGCATCCGCCGTCGATCCGAGGAAGCCGAAACTGTCGGGAGGCGCGCAGGAGCCAGAGCGAGCACCGATAGACGCCATCCCCGTCGCTCCGCCTGCGAAGCCCAGGTTGCTATGGAACGCCGACCCTGAGGAAGCGGCCGTAGTGCCAGTTGCTGCTGTTCGGCAGGTCACACCTTCGATTCCGCCGACATCAGCCGCAACTGCAAGCGATCCGGTCGAACCATCGAAGCCAGCTCCCGCTCTGGCCGTAGCTTCCAGCAAGACCAAGGCGCGCAAGGACCTGCCGCTCTCCGGCTTCGACGAGCAGGTGGAGAAGCTTGTCGCCAACAATCAGGACCAATGGGAAGAGGACACCGCCTCAGACGTCCGGGTCCTCGTCGGCATTTTCCGCGGCATCCTCGAAGAACACGGCGTGACGCATTCCGGCGAGATTACCCAGGAACACGTCGCCGCCCTTCGCCAGCATTTCAATCACATACTTCCCAACTATGGTCGCAGCCCGCGCCTCCGCAGGCTGTCTCCCCATCAGCTTCGCGAGGAAAGTCGTAGAGTAGCCGACGATGCTGAAAAGGACGGCAGGACGATCAGGCTCGGACTGAAGCCAGCGACGATCCGCCGACACCTAGGAAACTTGGACCATTTCCTGAAGCACCTGCGATCGTCACACTTTATGGTGCCTGAATGGACGTTCGAAGGGCTGCGTCCGAGGAAGCCGCCAAAGGGCGAGGTCAGGCTTCAGCAGGTGAAGCCTGGTCCCGACGACGTACGGCCAGTCTTCGATATGCCGATCTTCAAGGGACGGGAGCGCGCAGAAAAGCCTGACGTTCCGGGAGACCTTGTCTTCCATGGCTCGTTGTATTTCCTGCCGATGCTCTACTCCTATCTCGGGCCGCGCCGAAACGAATTTACGGGCCTGCTAGTGGACGAGATCGTTGAGAGGGACGGGCACTGGGCGATCCAGATCAAAGCGAACGCAGTGCGGCGCATCAAGAACGCGCAGTCACATCGGTTGCTGCCCGTGCCGGACGAACTGTTGCGCCTGAAATTCATTGAGTATGTGCAACGGCTCAAGGAACTTGGTCACACGCGGCTCTTCCCCGAACTGCACTCGCCCTATCTCAAGCGTAACGATCCGGGGGATCGCTTCTACAAGGATTTCGTTCCGGTAGCGCAGCGTTGCCTCCCGGGCGTCCTGTGGGAGAGACCCATTCATGCCCTGCGCCATGGGTTTGCCGATACGCTGAAGAATGCGGGCGTTTCCGAAGGCGTCATCGAAGATCTTTCCGGGCGACTGGGCGAGACGGAGACGGCAACGCGGTACACCAACCCAACGGGTTTGGCGCTGCTGCGGCTCATCATTTCGCGCTACCCGGTGATTACCGGACATCTGGAGCCGCAACCAATCCAATTACTTCCCTGGGTGGAGCAGAAGCTCCCGCCGCCTTGGGCTGGAAAGAAGAGCGGCGATCGGTTTGGCGACAAGCGCGGAACGCGGCCTAAGAAGAGCGCTCACAAGAAATGA
- a CDS encoding DUF6634 family protein: protein MLMFDPQTGRYDPRFEREADRLVTLAADMEKIRNGADPKELAAGAPILDHWVVAEHSVPYLAGLSSGHPILTGTGRLIATSDLVLVAHDQSWARTRSRFYRLGRPSGVAANS, encoded by the coding sequence ATGTTGATGTTCGACCCACAGACCGGCCGCTATGACCCTCGTTTCGAACGCGAGGCCGACCGCCTGGTCACCCTTGCTGCTGATATGGAGAAAATCCGCAATGGCGCCGATCCCAAGGAACTGGCTGCCGGAGCGCCCATCCTCGATCATTGGGTCGTTGCCGAGCACTCGGTTCCCTATCTGGCCGGCCTGTCGTCCGGTCACCCCATCCTGACCGGCACCGGCAGACTGATTGCAACATCCGATCTTGTGCTTGTGGCTCACGACCAGTCCTGGGCCCGGACACGCTCGCGCTTTTATCGCCTCGGTCGGCCAAGCGGAGTTGCAGCCAATTCCTAG
- a CDS encoding AAA family ATPase, with translation MMEARLARYFVRRIGRRAASEAVHDAVASGILRMLPEDQADRGSCAGPRGFAVGPLVSGKSAEDALWMIRRSSAAGRVRRSDDSDDFFRTTSVKMRTEGTRGGDGTSQADADGKISPRLVHQVRALVDAVRASAMPLRAGDVAAALLIAQAAGRNDLPPAEIAAVLSTLSPIVAVTAEVEGFEEIFLGLVAGGAIVPGRVAVCEGSELSRSGSLRFSRAKDPRWHAIVFKASELDDDGDWRDRQLGFAAESGYPVIGISERGRVIPEVLRRIAVVRLDCGPLTPAIVMNTLLAVLGSSHDGHLVPEHTAALSLSDLALAIRPGQSPARAFELLGELGRRRFRVKQEAGGEGSTGHSIAGGIVKRKPGRDSGSGTDVIQPCVPGGTTSDQFIPRIETLAGYGEAVDWALSLKEDLELWRAGELAWQEMSTRILLSGSPGTGKTMFARALCNSLQVPLVATSVATWLEPGYLGDVLRRMSATFAEAEPMKPRIVFIDEIDGIGSRERRGEWDQYWTSVVNRGLELLDGAVKTPGVIVVAATNNPQVIDPALLRSGRLERHINIPPPDIAALAGILRHHLGDDLEAIVASAAE, from the coding sequence ATGATGGAGGCGCGTCTCGCCAGATATTTTGTCCGGCGGATCGGACGCCGGGCGGCCAGTGAAGCTGTCCACGACGCGGTTGCCAGCGGGATTCTGCGCATGCTCCCGGAAGATCAGGCAGACCGTGGGTCTTGCGCCGGGCCGCGCGGTTTTGCTGTCGGGCCGCTGGTATCGGGGAAATCAGCGGAAGACGCGCTGTGGATGATCCGTCGCAGCAGCGCCGCCGGGCGCGTAAGGCGCAGCGATGACAGCGACGATTTTTTCCGCACCACCTCGGTGAAGATGCGCACCGAGGGAACCCGGGGCGGCGACGGGACCTCGCAGGCCGATGCCGATGGTAAGATCAGCCCTCGGCTTGTGCACCAGGTGCGTGCGCTGGTTGACGCCGTTCGAGCTTCAGCCATGCCTTTGCGGGCCGGCGATGTCGCAGCCGCACTTCTGATCGCGCAGGCTGCAGGCAGGAATGATCTGCCGCCAGCGGAGATCGCGGCAGTCCTTTCGACGCTTTCGCCTATTGTCGCGGTCACGGCCGAAGTCGAAGGCTTCGAGGAGATCTTCCTGGGCCTGGTCGCGGGCGGTGCGATCGTGCCTGGACGGGTTGCTGTTTGTGAGGGTAGTGAGCTCTCGCGATCCGGGTCGCTTCGCTTCTCGCGGGCCAAAGATCCAAGATGGCATGCAATCGTCTTCAAAGCGTCGGAACTCGATGACGACGGCGACTGGCGGGATCGCCAACTCGGGTTCGCGGCCGAAAGCGGTTATCCGGTCATCGGTATCTCTGAGCGTGGACGGGTAATCCCCGAGGTTCTGCGACGGATCGCTGTTGTTAGACTCGATTGCGGGCCGCTGACACCTGCCATCGTGATGAACACGCTCCTGGCAGTTCTGGGCTCGAGCCATGATGGTCATCTTGTTCCCGAACATACTGCGGCGCTTTCGCTTTCGGATCTCGCGCTTGCCATCCGTCCGGGCCAGTCGCCGGCCCGTGCTTTCGAACTGCTTGGTGAACTTGGACGCCGACGCTTCCGGGTGAAGCAGGAAGCGGGCGGGGAAGGGAGTACTGGGCACTCTATCGCGGGGGGCATTGTGAAGCGCAAGCCAGGCCGCGACTCTGGCAGCGGCACCGATGTCATCCAGCCCTGCGTGCCGGGCGGCACGACATCGGATCAGTTCATTCCACGCATCGAAACGCTCGCCGGATATGGCGAAGCGGTCGATTGGGCTTTGTCGCTCAAAGAGGACCTGGAGCTGTGGCGGGCTGGCGAACTCGCCTGGCAAGAGATGAGTACGAGGATCTTGCTGTCGGGATCACCAGGCACTGGCAAGACGATGTTTGCCCGCGCCTTGTGCAACAGCCTTCAGGTGCCGCTGGTTGCAACATCGGTGGCGACATGGCTGGAGCCGGGATACCTAGGTGATGTGCTGAGGCGCATGAGCGCAACTTTTGCCGAAGCGGAACCAATGAAGCCGAGGATTGTCTTCATTGACGAGATCGACGGGATCGGTAGCCGCGAACGGAGAGGCGAGTGGGACCAGTACTGGACATCAGTCGTCAACAGAGGTCTCGAACTGCTTGATGGCGCCGTCAAAACTCCGGGCGTCATCGTCGTCGCGGCAACTAACAACCCGCAGGTGATCGACCCGGCGCTGCTGCGGTCAGGTCGGCTCGAGAGGCACATCAACATCCCGCCGCCCGACATCGCGGCCCTGGCCGGCATCCTGCGCCATCATCTTGGTGACGATCTCGAAGCCATCGTCGCAAGCGCTGCAGAGTGA
- a CDS encoding nuclear transport factor 2 family protein — protein sequence MLTAQELRNSIHRDCDKAPDWEDTRKMKDREDFLAWVKTPLYQAELALHNGDPAPRRALWSHREPVSVLGAWRNANGLAEVEDLFVYLGKSFSNCTSFVFELQAYDVIGDMAYTAGLERTSVSVDGKPRTYTLRVTQVYRREDGEWRVVHRHGDTVTE from the coding sequence ATGCTGACCGCCCAAGAGCTTCGAAATTCAATCCACCGGGATTGTGACAAGGCGCCGGACTGGGAGGACACCAGGAAGATGAAGGACCGTGAAGATTTCCTGGCTTGGGTGAAGACCCCGCTGTACCAAGCCGAGCTTGCCCTCCACAATGGCGACCCGGCACCACGCCGCGCGCTCTGGTCTCATCGTGAGCCGGTCAGCGTTCTCGGCGCGTGGCGCAACGCAAACGGTCTGGCCGAGGTCGAAGACCTTTTTGTCTATCTGGGAAAGAGCTTCTCGAACTGCACGTCCTTCGTCTTCGAGCTGCAGGCGTACGACGTGATCGGCGACATGGCCTACACGGCTGGACTGGAGCGCACGTCCGTCTCGGTCGACGGCAAGCCTCGCACATACACATTGCGTGTCACCCAGGTCTATCGCCGGGAAGACGGTGAGTGGAGAGTCGTCCACCGCCATGGAGACACCGTGACCGAATGA
- a CDS encoding TetR/AcrR family transcriptional regulator: protein MTETVKSVRSYSSARRQDAAEATRRVILEAARRLFERDGYVAASMQAIANEANVATKTVYLVFGSKADLLRAVWANRLAPGEANVPVLERTWYKQVLKDGDPRQKLRLMVEHSVSVKSRSARLIEVIRSATADNDVRALWNEIDTKLHDVAEEFVKQLSALDALRSGVTVREAADALWALNHPTVWQLLVAEQGWTTTAYAIWIERTLAAELLRAS, encoded by the coding sequence ATGACCGAAACTGTCAAGTCCGTACGTTCCTATTCATCTGCCCGACGACAGGATGCCGCCGAGGCTACCAGGCGTGTAATTTTGGAAGCAGCCAGGCGGCTCTTCGAACGGGATGGCTATGTGGCTGCGTCGATGCAGGCGATTGCGAACGAAGCGAATGTGGCTACCAAGACCGTCTATCTCGTTTTTGGCAGCAAGGCGGATCTGCTGCGCGCAGTATGGGCGAACCGCCTCGCTCCCGGAGAGGCAAACGTTCCCGTGCTTGAACGCACTTGGTACAAGCAGGTACTGAAGGATGGCGATCCGCGACAGAAACTTCGGTTGATGGTCGAGCATTCGGTGTCGGTAAAAAGCCGATCTGCGCGGCTCATCGAGGTGATCCGCAGCGCGACGGCCGACAATGACGTGCGCGCGTTGTGGAATGAGATCGACACAAAACTACACGATGTTGCCGAAGAATTCGTCAAGCAACTCTCAGCGTTGGATGCTCTTCGGTCCGGTGTAACAGTTCGCGAAGCGGCGGATGCGCTATGGGCTCTCAATCACCCGACCGTCTGGCAACTGCTCGTGGCAGAGCAAGGTTGGACGACAACGGCGTACGCGATCTGGATCGAGCGCACGCTTGCCGCTGAACTCCTACGGGCCAGTTAG